The Flavobacterium sp. 140616W15 sequence TATTTTCCGGCCGATCATCCTAAGTATTCGTGTATTGTAGTAGTACATAAGCCAAACACCTCACGTAATAATTATTATGGAGCCGATGTTGCTGGTCCAGTTTTTAAAAGAATCGCTCAAAAGATTTTTACTGATGCACCATCTACAAATGAAATAAAAACATTGGATGCTAAGATTTCTAAACAAGAAAATAATTATAACGCTTACTATACTCAGGTACAGAAAAAGCAATCTATCCCAGATGTAAAAGGGATGTCGGGTATGGATGCAATTGCCTTACTCGAAAATTTAGGGCTTAAAGTGAAAGCTGTTGGAATAGGAAAAGTGAAAAAACAATCGCTTCAGGCAGGAGAAAATATAGCTAAAAACACAACTATAGTATTAGAATTATCGTGAATATATTAAAAGACATATTATACAAAGTAGCTATTGAATCGGTGACGGGTTCAACGGATATTGCTATTCATAAAATAGATTTTGATTCTAGAAAAATAGAAGCAAATGATGTTTTTGTTGCCATTCGTGGTACACTATCAGATGGTCATGATTATATTCAGAAAGCTATTGAACTTGGAGCAACTGCTGTTATTTGTGACACATTGCCAGAAGTTTTAGTAAAAGAAGTTACTTACATTAAAGTTAAAGACACTAATTCGGCTTTGGCTTTTATGGCTGCTAATTACTTTGATAATCCATCAGAGAAAATAAAATTAGTAGGTATTACAGGAACAAATGGTAAAACCACAATTGCTTCATTGTTGTACCAATTATTTAAAAAAGCAGGATTTAAAGTAGGATTGTTATCTACTGTAAAGATATTAGTCGACGAAACAGAATATAAAGCAACGCATACAACACCAGACTCTATTACAATTAATCATTATTTAAATGAAATGATTGAAGCTGGAGTTATGTATTGTTTTATGGAAGTTAGTTCACACGGAATTCATCAAAAACGTACTGAAGCCTTGCATTTTGTAGGTGGAATTTTTACAAATTTATCTCATGATCATTTGGATTATCATCCAACTTTTGCTGAGTACAGAGATGTGAAAAAATCATTTTTTGATTCATTACCAAAAACGGCATTTGCATTATCAAATATCGATGATAAAAATGGGCCAGTAATGTTGCAAAATACAGTTGCTACAAAACGTACTTATGCTTTAAAATCGTATGCTGATTATAAAGCGCAAATTTTAGAAAATCAATTATCAGGATTATTATTAAAAATTAATGATAATGAAGTTTGGGTAAAATTAATAGGAACATTTAATGCCTACAATCTATTAGCTATCTACGGAACGGCTATTGAGTTAGGGATTGATAGTCTTGAAGCGTTACGTTTATTATCAGATTTAGAAAGTGTTTCTGGGCGTTTTCAATTTATTGTATCAGATTCTAATATCACAGCAATTGTGGATTATGCACATACGCCAGATGCGTTAGAAAACGTATTGAAAACCATAAATGATATTCGTACTAAAAATGAGCAATTAATTACAGTTGTAGGTTGTGGTGGAAATAGAGATAAAACCAAGCGCCCTATTATGGCACAAATTGGATCAGAGTTAAGCGATAAAGCAATATTTACATCTGATAATCCTAGAAATGAAGATCCTGAAACTATAATTAGTGAGATGGAAAAAGGTGTTGAACCACAAAATTATAAAAAAACATTGGCAATTACAGATAGAAAACAGGCAATCAAAACAGCTTGTCAATTGGCACAGCCCAACGATATTATTTTAATAGCAGGTAAAGGACATGAAACGTATCAAGAAGTAAATGGCGTACGTCATGATTTTGATGATATGCAGATTGTAAAGGAAATTTTAGCACAACTAAACAAATAAAACCAGATATATGCTATACTATTTATTTGAATATTTAGACAAAACATTAGATGTGCCAGGAACAGGAGTTTTTCAGTACATTACTTTTAGATCAGCTTTAGCTTTCTTGCTTTCGTTGCTTTTATCAACAATCTACGGAAAGAGAATTATCAATTTCCTAAGAAATCAACAAGTTGGTGAAACCGTTCGTGAGCTTGGACTTGCAGGTCAAAATGAAAAAGCTGGTACGCCAACAATGGGAGGTTTAATTATCATATTTGCTACCCTTGTGCCTGTTTTGTTGTTTGCTAAACTGCAAAATATTTATATCGTATTGCTAATTGTAACCACGCTTTGGATGGGGGTAATTGGTTTTGTTGATGATTATATTAAGATTTTCAAAAAAGATAAACAAGGACTTAAAGGAATTTTTAAGGTTATAGGTCAAGTAGGTTTAGGTTTAATTGTAGGCTCAGTGCTTTATTTTAGTCCAAATGTTACAGTAAGAACAGACATTGGGACTAGTGAAGTATATAGAGTACAATCGACTACTAGTGTTATTGTTCCGGCATTAGTAGAAGAAAAGTCTACTGTAACAACAATTCCCTTTTTTAAAAATAATGAGTTTGATTATGCCGAGTTACTAGCTTGGACAGGTGAAGGGTATGAAAAATGGGCATGGTTAATTTTTATACCAGTTGTGATTTTTATTATTACAGCAGTTTCTAATGGAGCTAATTTAACTGATGGAATCGATGGTCTTGCAGCAGGAACTTCGGCAGTGTCTGTCCTTGCGCTGGGGATATTTACGTTTCTATCTGGAAATATTATTTTCTCGAATTACCTCAATATAATGTATATACCCAATTCGGGTGAGATGACCGTTTTTATCTCCGCCTTTGTAGGAGCATTAATTGGATTTCTCTGGTATAATTCTTATCCAGCATCTGTTTTTATGGGAGATACGGGAAGTTTAACAATAGGAGGAATCATAGCTGTTTTGGCAATTGCAGTTCGTAAAGAAATGCTGATTGTTTTATTCTGCGGTATTTTCTTAGCAGAAAGTGCTTCGGTAATTATTCAGGTGGCTTATTTTAAGTATACAAAAAAACGATTTGGTGAAGGACGAAGGGTTTTCCTGATGTCACCACTTCATCATCACTACCAGAAAAAAGGGTATCATGAAAGTAAAATTGTAACACGATTTTGGATTGTTGCAATCATGTTAGCCATATTGTCTATTGTAACATTAAAACTAAGATAATATGAGGTTAGTTGTTTTAGGTGGGGGAGAAAGTGGTGTTGGTACTGCTATTCTTGGGAAAAAGAAAGGATATGATGTTTTTGTTTCTGATTACGGAAAGATAAACGAGAGTTATAAAGAAGTTCTTATTATTAACGGAATTGCCTGGGAAGAAGGTAAGCATACTGAAGACTTGATCTTAAATGCCGATGTAGTAATGAAGAGTCCTGGTATTCCTGAAAAGTCACCAATAGTAAAGAAGCTTATAGAAAAGAAAATTAAAGTAATCTCCGAAATTGAGTTTGCAAAGCCTTTCACCGAAGCCTTAACAGTTGGTATTACAGGAAGTAATGGTAAGACAACGACAACAATGTTAACCTATCATTTGCTAAAGTCAGCAGGATTAAATGTAGGGCTTGGAGGAAATATCGGAAAGAGTTTTGCATGGCAGGTAGCCGAAAATAAATTCGATTTTTATGTATTAGAATTGAGCAGTTTTCAATTGGATGGGATCATAGATTACAGGCCAGATATTGCTATCATAACCAATATTAGTCCCGACCATTTAGATAGATATGATTATAAGTATGAGAATTACATTAACTCGAAGTTTCGAGTAACAATGAATCAAACAGAAAGTGATTATTTAATTTATGATGGCGATGATGAAGCATCAGCCGAATGGCTTAAAAATAATACAACAAAAGCAAAACTAATTCCTTTTTCATTGACGAAAGAATTCGATGAAGGAGCATTTATAAAAAACAACAAAATGGAAATTAAGATTAACCAAGAAGAGTTTACAATGGATACTGAGTACATTGCTTTAGAAGGAAAACATAATTTGAAAAACGCAATGGC is a genomic window containing:
- the mraY gene encoding phospho-N-acetylmuramoyl-pentapeptide-transferase, which produces MLYYLFEYLDKTLDVPGTGVFQYITFRSALAFLLSLLLSTIYGKRIINFLRNQQVGETVRELGLAGQNEKAGTPTMGGLIIIFATLVPVLLFAKLQNIYIVLLIVTTLWMGVIGFVDDYIKIFKKDKQGLKGIFKVIGQVGLGLIVGSVLYFSPNVTVRTDIGTSEVYRVQSTTSVIVPALVEEKSTVTTIPFFKNNEFDYAELLAWTGEGYEKWAWLIFIPVVIFIITAVSNGANLTDGIDGLAAGTSAVSVLALGIFTFLSGNIIFSNYLNIMYIPNSGEMTVFISAFVGALIGFLWYNSYPASVFMGDTGSLTIGGIIAVLAIAVRKEMLIVLFCGIFLAESASVIIQVAYFKYTKKRFGEGRRVFLMSPLHHHYQKKGYHESKIVTRFWIVAIMLAILSIVTLKLR
- the murD gene encoding UDP-N-acetylmuramoyl-L-alanine--D-glutamate ligase; protein product: MRLVVLGGGESGVGTAILGKKKGYDVFVSDYGKINESYKEVLIINGIAWEEGKHTEDLILNADVVMKSPGIPEKSPIVKKLIEKKIKVISEIEFAKPFTEALTVGITGSNGKTTTTMLTYHLLKSAGLNVGLGGNIGKSFAWQVAENKFDFYVLELSSFQLDGIIDYRPDIAIITNISPDHLDRYDYKYENYINSKFRVTMNQTESDYLIYDGDDEASAEWLKNNTTKAKLIPFSLTKEFDEGAFIKNNKMEIKINQEEFTMDTEYIALEGKHNLKNAMAASSVAKLMQIRNATIRESLSNFQGVEHRLEKVLKIQNVQYINDSKATNVNATFFALDSMNAPTVWIVGGVDKGNDYNELMSLVREKVKAIICLGVDNRKIIDAFGNVVDIMVEVNNMADAVKTAQRLTEKGDAVLLSPACASFDLFENYEDRGKQFKQAVHNL
- a CDS encoding UDP-N-acetylmuramoyl-L-alanyl-D-glutamate--2,6-diaminopimelate ligase, encoding MNILKDILYKVAIESVTGSTDIAIHKIDFDSRKIEANDVFVAIRGTLSDGHDYIQKAIELGATAVICDTLPEVLVKEVTYIKVKDTNSALAFMAANYFDNPSEKIKLVGITGTNGKTTIASLLYQLFKKAGFKVGLLSTVKILVDETEYKATHTTPDSITINHYLNEMIEAGVMYCFMEVSSHGIHQKRTEALHFVGGIFTNLSHDHLDYHPTFAEYRDVKKSFFDSLPKTAFALSNIDDKNGPVMLQNTVATKRTYALKSYADYKAQILENQLSGLLLKINDNEVWVKLIGTFNAYNLLAIYGTAIELGIDSLEALRLLSDLESVSGRFQFIVSDSNITAIVDYAHTPDALENVLKTINDIRTKNEQLITVVGCGGNRDKTKRPIMAQIGSELSDKAIFTSDNPRNEDPETIISEMEKGVEPQNYKKTLAITDRKQAIKTACQLAQPNDIILIAGKGHETYQEVNGVRHDFDDMQIVKEILAQLNK